Genomic window (Cucumis sativus cultivar 9930 chromosome 2, Cucumber_9930_V3, whole genome shotgun sequence):
gacttaatgttcaaaaacaaaaaaatacatcATCAAATGGTTACCAATAAAGCCCTGATAAGCAAGCTAATGAGTTTGTTGAGAGAGTGTTTGGGAGATTTTGTCTGGTAAATAGAGTGGGTTAGAATGGACTAAGTTAGACATTTTGATTAGACAGACTTCAGTGGCATCCACACGAAAACACGAAAACACGAAAACTCGAAAAGGGAGGTTCCAGAGTTCTTGGGAGACTTATATAGCAGCACATATCTcttatataactatatattttaggTTCTATCGGTTGATTTTCGAACTATGTTTAACGTTTTTTGATGCTTGTGACGTGGCTGGCAGGAGATGGTAGATTTCTTGGTTGATATTTGGCATGATGAAGGGCTTTTCGACTTAGATAACTcaacacaaaaaatatttaactgTAGACAGGATCGGATACCATGATACCGGGTTTCATGATGTATTCATACTCCAAACTACTACTGGTTCTTCCATTTACTAATTCTATGAAGATTATATGATCTTACATTGTTGTGATCTATGTTCAAACTAACAAGTAATTCAGCATTGTATCATTGGCCTTCTTGTGGTGGGGGTAACATCCTGATATTTATGCAGCAGTTCAGGGTCATGGAAACTTATTTGgagaattgtttttaaaaataatttcattttctttcttttcttttcttttcagagTTGCTATTAATAACTCTGATGaagcttttgtttttgtttttaaaatttcaatgtaTTAGTCTATGGTACATTCTATATGGTTAATGAATGGTATTGTGTATTCAGATTCAAGCATCTCATATTAACAAATCTGTGTTAAGATGCaaatgaattttgtaattttggaaCATGatatttttgcatatttcattatttctgTCTTTATtcacaaatttcaatattgaGTATTGACCAAGAATTAAGTGTAAATGAGTCAAGAACTATTACTTCTACGCTTAGTTAGAAAAGGTTTATATCTGTCATTGTTACTTGTTTCTTTATTCATTAGTTGTTATTACTCAATGATATATTTAGTCACCATCATTGCGTCACTTGTCTATATACACATGCACAGTATGAAACAACTGCCACCCTTAAGATCTTATATGCTCAGTGGActtgtatcaaatatatttacaaactataaacATAACATGGCCAAAAATGTTTCcaaaaatctatttatttatttattattattttttttatcaatgttgaaagttgaaactgattttagaaaaaccttaaaattatttacaattaatttttcaataatttgttaaaacatGCTTTAgctatttcttttcttgtggAATATAGGTATAAAAAATGGGAATATTTAGAGGGGTTTGGGAATACTATGAtgaatgtgttttttttaggattttttcttttaagtttacGTATATTTACAAAAGGTCAAACATCTATTTActaaatcataattattttaatatattttggacttatataaaagaaattgtataaGGGAGTATTATCATAACATGATATAGCAAATTTAACggattgttttagaattttgtaaatatggcaaaatgttatatataaaaatacttttcatattaaatttgttattattcttaacTACCcctcaataatttatttctcttcttctttttaattgaatgctcattatttatttattctctctcactttttaaggttcacaattatttatttattcttatacgaaaaaaattatttgttatttctgacttaatcttgattttagaaatcaatagtgcaataattgcaatatgaaatataatggttgttgattagagtaattttaacttcatttatgatttttttaaaaaactttttcgatgtgtattttgagttgaatatgatttcaaatgattttgctttatttttttacattgattttattttggttttacttttgttttagttttatatatcagtattgtgatatacttatattatatgtattagttgattgatataatttactacgtgattttttttttaaattttatgcagttcattatagtattattaagtatatgaataatataactaaatgtatcattatcaaatatatcaacaatatattgttgaagcatattagtaaaatgaattattatcaagtatatgaatcaagtttacaagtgtatatcaatagtatataaAGTGTATAAGTATAACTTCAAGCATATTAACtgtatttaatcaatcaaatgtataagtgaagaatactaaTTAAGTGTATCTGCAACGCATAgggtgtatcaaacatatcatgTAGAACAAGCATGCCAAATTTGTTGAGTATACCAATGAAGcataaaaagtttattatattagtggtatcaagaaaaatcaagtGTAATAAGGAGTGTATCAAGATGGTTCAGATGTGTATCAAAAgatatcgagtgtatcaaagagtattagatgtatcaaatgtatctaTTAAATGTATCAGATGCATTAAGAAATATCAGATGTATCAGACGTGTACAAGTtgtatcaaacgtatattaATAACGATGatatttgtgatattttaccTCTTCATGTGTTATTTGGGCTTTGTTTTTGCATTTTCGCAAATGATAAAGTACGTGTGGTATGAagtatttgagttttttataaatcaacgtaataattaatattttatatgtttatttttgtgaagaagatatatataataatttaggactttttagaaaattaaatattaatttgaatatgttgGTAAGAAATTCAACAAGCATATGAacaattttaaagagaaattcATAGGaacaattttgtaaataatttgagtGGTTTCGAAAATGATTCATGGATAATAAATTCTACTTATGTCccttttctctaaaattataCTTCAACCATGAACCATCATTTCCAAACATGCATCTGGATTTCTAGAAttaaatacacaaataaaattgCATCTAAGTTAATTGCAGGTttagtgttattttttaattttggatttttatctattttttctattgagTTTTAATTGGAGATTTGAcgttatttaaaaatttaaagtcacaactcttttttctaaaataatgtaGTTCCAAACAGGAATGAGAGTTGATTTGATCAATTTAGTATAGTAAATGAGTACAAACATTCCATTGGTATGTGgtttaagttaatttaaacctctgatttatttttgaaaaagacgctgatttgaattttttccaAATTGGTTTGGGTTTTTGGTTATACATACAAGGGCATAGAGGTAATTGAACCTCATTGCTTCGAAcagataatttaaaatgaaaaattgataactttagacaaaaagagataaaaggaaaattaccGATTCAATTTGAGTGCGGTTTACGCTAATCTAAGCCGTTAATTATAAAAGTGGGCCACACGTACGGCTAGGATCTATTTGACGTACGGTTAAGCCATACGAGTGAGAAATTCTCCAGCatttcccttcccttccctcCCTCCCCTCCATTTCTATATACtctcttttgaaattaagagCTTCCATTTCATCTTCAGAGAGAAATTTGAGAGCCAACAAGAAATGAATGGTTCcatttctctctgttttttgCTTTCTGTTTTGATTCTTTCTCCGCCTTCCTCTTTTGCTGGAATCTTCGATGATCCTCGTCTTCCTCCTTCCGATTTTCCTTCCGCTCAGGCCGAGAAGCTCATCAGAGAGCTCAATTTGTTTCCTAAATCCGATACCAATATCATCCATAGAAATATCCAAAATTCCTCTCTGCTCGCCGCCGGAGAGAAGAAAATCGTTGAGAGGCGGTTGAGATTCCCTCTCTTTGATGATTCTGGGGTTTCTTTGGAGGAATTGGGCCATCATGCTGGATATTACAAGATCGAGCATTCTCATGCTGCCAGGTGAGCCCTTTGAAACCCTAAGATTTTGGCTTTTTACGTGCTCTGCTTGGATACtgcatgtttaattttctatgCTCGGTATCTCAATGAATTACTGTTAATGAGTAGTGTGATTcttttaatgatatatatatagttcatTTTCTTGCAACGTTTTGATCCATGAAGAGGATTTTCTGCAGAactctttggttttttttttccttctcgcGAGTTTACAAACTGAACGTGTTGGTATAGAAGGGTCGATGTTGATGCAGATAGTGgatattataattaatcattATAATCTatgttttgatttaattacaattcctagttaatttcaatttattgatTTGGACCCTTTTTCTCGTACGAATATAGATTGATTATTTTGTTCAAGCTACCCTATCTCGGTTATTAATCTTGCGATTCTATAGTAAAATGGGCTGTGTGCTTAGAGTTCTAACTGTTCACTTTTTGTGTAGGTtgttctactttttctttgagTCCCGCAACAGAAAATCAGATCCTGTCGTTATCTGGTTAACTGGAGGCCCAGGATGCAGTAGTGAATTGGCTATGTTTTACGAAAATGGtccttttaaaattactaagaACTTGTCTCTTGTTTGGAATGAATATGGTTGGGATAAGGTagatttactatttttttctttctttggttggatatgatttttatttgttcagGATCTAGCAGAGCACTTGGCAAACTGTTTGTTGATTTCATCTTATATATGCAATTTACTGAGTTTCACTTGCTGTAAGAGAAAGgtgttaaaaaatttcttcggTTGCTGCAGGTTTCAAATCTTCTGTACGTAGACCAACCGTTGGGACTGGTTTTAGCTATAGCTCTGATAGACAAGATATTCGTCACGATGAAAATGGTGTTAGCAATGACCTTTATGACCTTTTACAGGTAATTTTCCTTTGTTTAGCTACTGTTATCACTCATTGATTTTGGTGTGAGGTTTGTCTTGAATGTTATCGATATTGGTTTCACGAGTTGTGTAACTTCGAATCTTTGTTTCACTCGCTGTGGAGGAATGTgtagatattaaaatttgtttgacaaattttttaagacTCTTAATGATATAACCTCTGGATTTTCTTCAAATCAGACTTTCTTTGATGAACATCCTGACCTTGTTGAGAATGACTTCTTCATAACCGGAGAATCTTATGCTGGACATTATATTCCTGCTTTGGCTTCTCGGATTCATCAGGGAAACAAAGCTAAAGAAGGAACTCATATAAACCTTAAAGTATGGCTATTGTGTCTTAGAATTATagcataaatatataaaatattgttctAGCAACTTGATCCATCTTTAAATACGTTGTCCAGGGATTTGCTATTGGCAATGGGCTTACTGATCCTGCTATCCAATACAAAACCTACCCAGATTATGCATTGGACATGGGCATAATTACAAAGTCCCAACATCGTCGTATTAATTTGTTGGTACCACCATGTGAACTGGCAATAGGTGCTTGTGGTGcgtatattttttattttggcaTGTGATATTCCTCCCTCTTGCCTCTAGCTTGTAATGGCTTCTGctgatatttttgtttaatatgcCTTCCTTTTCCAGGTACTGATGGCACACTTTCTTGCATGACTTCTTATTATGTTTGCAATGCCATTTTTACCAGCATCATGCTCCATGCCGGTGATATGAATGTAAGATGCTACTTTTCTTTCTGATCAATAGCATTAAGGTCTTAAATTAACGATACTTCTGATGACTTAGTTTGTTTGATCTCTGAGGAATAATTGTTATAGATAACATACGAGGTGGAAGCAATTAACACACTATATCTATCAGTCTAATCTAAATGCCCTTTCAAGACAGAAAAAATGTCTAAATAACCTTGATGAAAAATGGGAATCGTGCATATGCAAAAGGTTTTTGTAGATTTTTGACGTTGGGAAGCAATTAACATTACTCTTCTTCAGCATTATGACATTAGGAAAAAGTGTGAAGGGAGCCTTTGCTACGACTTCTCAAATATGGAGAAATTCTTGAACCAACAATCTGTTAGGGAAGCCCTTGGCGTTGGGGATATAGAATTTGTTTCATGCAGTCCTACTGTCTATAAGGCTATGCTGGTGGACTGGATGAGGAATTCTGAAGTGGGCATACCTGCTCTACTCGAGGATGGATCAAGATGCTTGTATACGCAGGCGAATATGATTTGATCTGCAATTGGCTAGGTAGGTATTCTTCAAATATGATATTAGATCTTATTCATGGACAAATAGTTTAATCTATGATGCCCATCATTTGCATGTTTTTATAAGATTTGAGTATGGTTGTATATGGACAGGCAATTCAAGGTGGGTGCATGCAATGCAATGGTCCGGTAAGGAGGAGTTCGTGGCTTCTCCTAAGGTCCCCTTCTTGGTTGATGGTTCAGAAGCAGGCTTGCTTAAAAGACATGGCCCCCTCAGTTTTCTCAAggttcctctctctctcacacacatTTTCATGAGCACATGTTAGTATGTTTTCATGGAATTTGTTAACATGGGGTTTTGagattcaaaacttaaaagtaCTTAGGTCACTTGCCTAGAAATTAACCCCTATGAGTTTCCTTAACACCAAAATGTTGTAAGGTCCGATGAGTTCCCGTGAGATTAGTTAAGGTGCACATAAGCTACCTCAAACACGAGTGGatatcaaaagaagaaaaaggtacTTGTGTTCTAGTTGAGGCTATTTGTTAGGGTCAAAAGGCAATTAGTTAGGGAGTTAGTTAGCGTATTTGGTCAAAAATAGAGATTGGGAGAGAATTGAGGGAAGGTGGACAATTGGGCCTAGTGTTAGCATACTGAAGAGGGAGATTTGTACTTAGTTTGACTTGTAGTTCCTCtataattcaataaatttcaaatcttaatCTACTTAGAAGGTATTCTtatgtaaaaaattaattgtcgTATTAGTTTTTATACGATTGAGAGTATAGGACCTTAGTTGTGCTTATGCTATTCAACACAACAGGTTCATGATGCGGGGCACATGGTCCCCATGGATCAGCCCAAAGCTGCATTAGAGATGCTGAAGAGGTGGACTCGGGGCACACTCTATGAAAAATCATCTAATCCGCAAATCTTGGTCGCGGATATGTGATTCGGGCAACAATACAGCAGTGTTCGCCCTAGTGGACATTTGTTATCCCAAGTATGTAGATATCTTCGTATCTTTCCGGATATGTTTAAATCTCATGTCCAcacagttttaattttaaacttcatATGAAAACTAAATAGCTTTCGATCTtaccttttccctttttagtttcgtcatcattttttttttcatctttctacCTAACTGAGTTGTCAAATAATCCTAGGAAAGAACatactttttaactttgaagtaGGGTGGCCATGGGTCAAGTAACCCGACTATTCGGGttgtaaattcttttttaaccCAAAAAACCATCTTTGTTAAATAGTCATctaatcatttctttttgaTTTACaataaaaggtaaaatgtTATCACGCAATTTTCTTGTTGATTTATAGAACTGTTTTCAAGCATTGAATAAAGTTTTGCAACCTAACGTCAATATATTCGAGAAAGTTACATTTCAATGTTTTTTGGAGAGTAagtagtaattttttttatgaaactaaatatataatcttaGAATACaagttttgttgttattaataTTCTAAACAATTTAATCGAGAttatataagaa
Coding sequences:
- the LOC101206561 gene encoding LOW QUALITY PROTEIN: serine carboxypeptidase-like (The sequence of the model RefSeq protein was modified relative to this genomic sequence to represent the inferred CDS: inserted 2 bases in 2 codons) codes for the protein MNGSISLCFLLSVLILSPPSSFAGIFDDPRLPPSDFPSAQAEKLIRELNLFPKSDTNIIHRNIQNSSLLAAGEKKIVERRLRFPLFDDSGVSLEELGHHAGYYKIEHSHAARLFYFFFESRNRKSDPVVIWLTGGPGCSSELAMFYENGPFKITKNLSLVWNEYGWDKVSNLLYVDQPXGTGFSYSSDRQDIRHDENGVSNDLYDLLQTFFDEHPDLVENDFFITGESYAGHYIPALASRIHQGNKAKEGTHINLKGFAIGNGLTDPAIQYKTYPDYALDMGIITKSQHRRINLLVPPCELAIGACGTDGTLSCMTSYYVCNAIFTSIMLHAGDMNHYDIRKKCEGSLCYDFSNMEKFLNQQSVREALGVGDIEFVSCSPTVYKAMLVDWMRNSEVGIPALLEDGXKMLVYAGEYDLICNWLGNSRWVHAMQWSGKEEFVASPKVPFLVDGSEAGLLKRHGPLSFLKVHDAGHMVPMDQPKAALEMLKRWTRGTLYEKSSNPQILVADM